A segment of the Pseudomonas versuta genome:
CAATGGCTGCAGTAACGGCTAATACCCCCGCGCCAGGCTCCAGACTAGCCCCCGTTGTACGGGGGCTTTTTTATGGGTGGTATTGAGGGGTAATCTCGACGCTCAGTTACGGCAAGGAAGCAATGCTCATGCAAGCGCCCCCCACCTTACGCACCCGGCAATTATTGCTGCAGCCACTGACCCTCGGGGATGCGGCGGCAATTCAGGAGCGCTTCGCGCACTGGGAGGTGGTGCGCTACCTGAACGCTGCTGTGCCCTGGCCCTACCCTGACGACGGTGCGCTGAGCTATGTGCGGGATGTCGCCTTACCGGCAATGGCCCGCGGCACGGAGTGGCACTGGACGATACGTTTGCGCTCGCGCCCCGACGATGTGATTGGCAGCATCAGCCTGATGGATCAGGTTGATAACCACCGGGGGTTCTGGCTGTCACCGCCCTGGCAGGGTCAGGGTTTGATGAGCGAGGCCTGTGAAGTCGTGGACAATTTCTGGTTTGAGACCCTGGGACGCCCGCTGATGCGTGTGCCAAAGGCCGCACCTAACGTGGGATCGAGGCGAATCTCGGAGCGCGGAGGGATGAGCCTGGTGAGCAGCGAAGAAAGCGACTTTGTCAGTGGCAGGTTTGCTAGGGACCTATGGGAAATAACCCGCGAGCAATGGCTGGCTCAGCGCCACCGCACCTAAAACAAAGCCCGACCCTGCACAGGCAGGATCGGGCTCGAA
Coding sequences within it:
- a CDS encoding GNAT family N-acetyltransferase, encoding MQAPPTLRTRQLLLQPLTLGDAAAIQERFAHWEVVRYLNAAVPWPYPDDGALSYVRDVALPAMARGTEWHWTIRLRSRPDDVIGSISLMDQVDNHRGFWLSPPWQGQGLMSEACEVVDNFWFETLGRPLMRVPKAAPNVGSRRISERGGMSLVSSEESDFVSGRFARDLWEITREQWLAQRHRT